From a single Nothobranchius furzeri strain GRZ-AD chromosome 7, NfurGRZ-RIMD1, whole genome shotgun sequence genomic region:
- the zeb1b gene encoding zinc finger E-box-binding homeobox 1b isoform X3 has translation MLQQGDTAIIYPEAPDDDPNRQGTPDASIHDENGTPDSFSQLLTCPYCSRGYKRYSSLKEHIKYHHEKTGESFSCTECSYSFAHCAQLERHMNIHKFGRDQKHTTQSTGNRKFKCSECGKAFKYKHHLKEHLRIHSGEKPYECSNCKKRFSHSGSYSSHISSKKCISVISPNSRQRLSARSQSQAPSPVLPPSPSVHCSQIREKLEHSKTLQEQLPLHQVKVEPADYEYKPAALTPPPLTGGVFSGGAAASLQGTVQAVVLPTVGLVSPISINLVDLQKALKVAVDKNVIRQVLESNSKGQMNSGLTTGAVQQQLISAINLPIVGQDGNAKIIINYSLDPSQGQLTSHNLNKEQKPVSPTQTAPDMFKFQKLPEDPIVRGCRAHGEKTTRTCLLCDNCPGGLEDLHALKHHKKGGVLLNGAGLNKSESAVSALLSGEGLCNQPKNVLSLLKAYFALNAEPSKDELAKISDSMSLPILMVKKWFDKMQEGQISFGAPTPPSEEEDSCDAHTVVSLVQKENTATMMPTVSQGSPTEATPAEVNGAHSSPASPTPLNLMAGSPILADDPQSTEGPLDLSLPKQAREEADTAIPAACVYTSASSGADREEEPLNLTCTRKDTLPLSAIGGSPVELYASQPSAKPLDIVTTMQCLKALSTTNKQTILIPQLAYTYTTTANSPAGTQMDETIHLNGITEESSIDEQNDSDSGPARKKMKKTDGSMYACDLCDKIFQKSSSLLRHKYEHTEMETQQTRQHFSSLQLSKFGKRPHECSICNKAFKHKHHLIEHMRLHSGEKPYQCDKCGKRFSHSGSYSQHMNHRYSYCKKDTQSQAGDQDSPEEDGETRPDMQNQHMVPLLLDSDERGGSTREDEESEEEEEGMVDMDDIQVVQIGEEGGDNETEEQEGRCNKGIVVVSREKEEEKAEMEEDEEASTKQEVLESLDGEEDIHMKEEEEEAEAMGTEGGVTEETYGEVPDKIEDETSRSKNPEDEKDPQKDEEQ, from the exons ATGCTCCAGCAAGGGGACACGGCTATCATTTATCCAGAGGCTCCAGATGATGATCCTAATCGGCAAGGGACCCCCGATGCCAGCATCCATGATGAGAACG GAACTCCAGATTCCTTCTCCCAGCTGCTCACGTGCCCTTACTGCTCACGGGGCTACAAGCGCTACAGCTCCCTGAAGGAGCACATCAAGTACCATCACGAGAAGACCGGGGAGAGCTTCAGCTGCACAGAGTGCAGCTACAGCTTTGCACACTGTGCACAACTGGAGCGTCATATGAACATCCACAAGTTTGGGCGCGATCAG AAGCACACCACACAGTCAACAGGCAACAGGAAGTTCAAATGCAGCGagtgtggtaaagcttttaaataCAAGCACCACCTGAAGGAGCACCTCCGCATCCACAGTG GAGAGAAACCCTACGAGTGCTCCAACTGCAAGAAGCGCTTCTCCCACTCCGGCTCATACAGTTCCCACATCAGTAGTAAGAAGTGCATCAGTGTCATCTCACCAaacagcaggcagcgactgagtGCCAGAAGCCAGTCCCAGGCTCCGTCTCCAGTCCTCCCACCATCACCTTCAGTCCATTGCAGCCAGATCAGGGAGAAACTGGAGCACAGCAAAACCTTGCAGgagcagctccctcttcaccaggtCAAGGTAGAACCTGCGGACTATGAGTACAAGCCAGCAGCACTGACGCCTCCTCCTCTGACTGGTGGGGTTTTCAGCGGAGGTGCTGCAGCCTCTCTGCAGGGAACAGTGCAGGCAGTGGTCCTGCCCACAGTGGGGCTGGTGTCACCCATCAGTATCAACCTGGTTGACCTGCAGAAGGCACTCAAAGTTGCAGTAGACAAAAACGTCATTCGCCAGGTGTTGGAAAGCAACTCCAAAGGTCAGATGAACTCGGGGTTAACTACTGGAGCAGTTCAGCAACAACTCATTTCAGCCATCAATCTGCCCATTGTGGGTCAGGATGGAAATGCAAAAATTATTATAAACTACAGTCTGGATCCCAGCCAGGGCCAGCTCACATCCCATAACCTGAATAAAGAGCAGAAACCAGTTTCTCCAACTCAGACTGCTCCTGACATGTTCAAGTTCCAGAAACTCCCTGAGGATCCTATTGTCAGAGGCTGCAGGGCCCACGGGGAGAAGACAACAAGAACGTGTCTCCTGTGTGACAACTGTCCCGGAGGGCTGGAAGACCTTCATGCCCTCAAACATCACAAGAAAGGTGGTGTCTTGCTGAATGGAGCGGGCCTGAATAAGTCTGAGTCTGCCGTTTCTGCTTTGCTGTCAGGTGAAGGACTCTGCAACCAGCCCAAGAATGTCTTGTCTTTACTCAAGGCCTACTTTGCCCTAAATGCAGAGCCCTCCAAGGATGAACTGGCCAAGATCTCTGACTCCATGAGTCTACCAATCCTTATGGTAAAGAAGTGGTTTGACAAAATGCAAGAAGGCCAGATATCCTTTGGTGCTCCAACTCCTCCCTCAGAGGAGGAAGATTCCTGTGATGCCCACACTGTAGTGTCACTTGTCCAAAAAGAGAATACAGCCACTATGATGCCCACTGTGAGCCAGGGCAGCCCCACAGAGGCCACGCCAGCAGAGGTCAATGGTGCTCACAGTTCACCTGCCTCCCCCACACCATTAAACCTCATGGCTGGTAGTCCCATCCTAGCTGACGACCCGCAGAGCACCGAGGGACCCCTGGACTTGTCGCTGCCAAAACAAGCTAGAGAAGAAGCTGACACAGCAATACCCGCAGCCTGTGTTTACACTTCTGCTTCCTCTGGTGCTGACAGAGAGGAAGAACCCCTGAACTTAACTTGCACAAGGAAAGACACGTTGCCACTCTCAGCAATAGGGGGTAGCCCTGTTGAACTGTACGCCAGCCAGCCAAGTGCCAAACCCCTTGACATTGTCACCACAATGCAATGCCTGAAAGCGCTATCCACCACTAACAAACAGACTATCCTGATCCCCCAGCTGGCTTACACCTATACCACTACAGCTAACAGCCCAGCTGGGACCCAAATGGACGAGACCATCCATCTCAACGGGATCACG GAGGAGAGCAGCATAGACGAACAGAATGATTCTGATTCTGGTCCAGCcaggaagaagatgaagaagaccgATGGCAGCATGTACGCCTGTGACTTGTGTGACAAGATCTTCCAGAAAAGTAGCTCGCTGCTGAGACACAAATATGAACACACAG aaatggagactcagcagaccaggcaacatttttccagtcttcaactgtccaagtttg GGAAGCGACCTCATGAGTGCAGCATCTGCAACAAGGCCTTCAAACACAAACACCACCTGATTGAACACATGCGGCTCCACTCGGGGGAGAAGCCGTACCAGTGTGACAAGTGTGGGAAACGATTCTCCCACTCCGGCTCCTACTCCCAGCACATGAACCACCGCTACTCCTACTGCAAGAAGGACACGCAGAGCCAAGCAGGAGATCAGGATAGCCCCGAGGAGGATGGAGAGACCCGgcccgacatgcagaatcagcacatgGTCCCTTTACTGCTAGACTCGGACGAAAGAGGGGGCAGCACCAGAGAGGATGAGGAgagtgaagaagaggaggagggcaTGGTGGATATGGACGATATCCAGGTGGTGCAAATAGGAGAGGAGGGAGGAGATAATGAGACAGAGGAGCAAGAGGGGAGGTGTAATAAAGGGATTGTAGTGGTGAGCAGAGAGAAAGAGGAAGAAAAAGCAGaaatggaggaggatgaggaggctaGCACAAAGCAGGAGGTGCTGGAGAGTCTCGATGGAGAGGAAGACATTCatatgaaggaggaggaggaggaggcagaggcaATGGGTACAGAAGGAGGTGTAACAGAGGAAACATATGGGGAGGTCCCAGATAAGATTGAAGATGAAACATCCAGGAGCAAGAATCCTGAAGATGAGAAGGATCCCCAGAAGGATGAGGAGCAGTAG
- the zeb1b gene encoding zinc finger E-box-binding homeobox 1b isoform X1, whose amino-acid sequence MADGPRCKRRKQANPRRTSVANYSSVVEPGSDSDDEDKLHIVEEDGSLADAAECDSTLPDDELPSGHSWDLVKADCASEGEDDLSTDALVEEMLQQGDTAIIYPEAPDDDPNRQGTPDASIHDENGTPDSFSQLLTCPYCSRGYKRYSSLKEHIKYHHEKTGESFSCTECSYSFAHCAQLERHMNIHKFGRDQKHTTQSTGNRKFKCSECGKAFKYKHHLKEHLRIHSGEKPYECSNCKKRFSHSGSYSSHISSKKCISVISPNSRQRLSARSQSQAPSPVLPPSPSVHCSQIREKLEHSKTLQEQLPLHQVKVEPADYEYKPAALTPPPLTGGVFSGGAAASLQGTVQAVVLPTVGLVSPISINLVDLQKALKVAVDKNVIRQVLESNSKGQMNSGLTTGAVQQQLISAINLPIVGQDGNAKIIINYSLDPSQGQLTSHNLNKEQKPVSPTQTAPDMFKFQKLPEDPIVRGCRAHGEKTTRTCLLCDNCPGGLEDLHALKHHKKGGVLLNGAGLNKSESAVSALLSGEGLCNQPKNVLSLLKAYFALNAEPSKDELAKISDSMSLPILMVKKWFDKMQEGQISFGAPTPPSEEEDSCDAHTVVSLVQKENTATMMPTVSQGSPTEATPAEVNGAHSSPASPTPLNLMAGSPILADDPQSTEGPLDLSLPKQAREEADTAIPAACVYTSASSGADREEEPLNLTCTRKDTLPLSAIGGSPVELYASQPSAKPLDIVTTMQCLKALSTTNKQTILIPQLAYTYTTTANSPAGTQMDETIHLNGITEESSIDEQNDSDSGPARKKMKKTDGSMYACDLCDKIFQKSSSLLRHKYEHTEMETQQTRQHFSSLQLSKFGKRPHECSICNKAFKHKHHLIEHMRLHSGEKPYQCDKCGKRFSHSGSYSQHMNHRYSYCKKDTQSQAGDQDSPEEDGETRPDMQNQHMVPLLLDSDERGGSTREDEESEEEEEGMVDMDDIQVVQIGEEGGDNETEEQEGRCNKGIVVVSREKEEEKAEMEEDEEASTKQEVLESLDGEEDIHMKEEEEEAEAMGTEGGVTEETYGEVPDKIEDETSRSKNPEDEKDPQKDEEQ is encoded by the exons TCAAGGCGGACTGTGCTTCAGAGGGTGAGGATGACTTGAGCACGGATGCCCTGGTGGAGGAGATGCTCCAGCAAGGGGACACGGCTATCATTTATCCAGAGGCTCCAGATGATGATCCTAATCGGCAAGGGACCCCCGATGCCAGCATCCATGATGAGAACG GAACTCCAGATTCCTTCTCCCAGCTGCTCACGTGCCCTTACTGCTCACGGGGCTACAAGCGCTACAGCTCCCTGAAGGAGCACATCAAGTACCATCACGAGAAGACCGGGGAGAGCTTCAGCTGCACAGAGTGCAGCTACAGCTTTGCACACTGTGCACAACTGGAGCGTCATATGAACATCCACAAGTTTGGGCGCGATCAG AAGCACACCACACAGTCAACAGGCAACAGGAAGTTCAAATGCAGCGagtgtggtaaagcttttaaataCAAGCACCACCTGAAGGAGCACCTCCGCATCCACAGTG GAGAGAAACCCTACGAGTGCTCCAACTGCAAGAAGCGCTTCTCCCACTCCGGCTCATACAGTTCCCACATCAGTAGTAAGAAGTGCATCAGTGTCATCTCACCAaacagcaggcagcgactgagtGCCAGAAGCCAGTCCCAGGCTCCGTCTCCAGTCCTCCCACCATCACCTTCAGTCCATTGCAGCCAGATCAGGGAGAAACTGGAGCACAGCAAAACCTTGCAGgagcagctccctcttcaccaggtCAAGGTAGAACCTGCGGACTATGAGTACAAGCCAGCAGCACTGACGCCTCCTCCTCTGACTGGTGGGGTTTTCAGCGGAGGTGCTGCAGCCTCTCTGCAGGGAACAGTGCAGGCAGTGGTCCTGCCCACAGTGGGGCTGGTGTCACCCATCAGTATCAACCTGGTTGACCTGCAGAAGGCACTCAAAGTTGCAGTAGACAAAAACGTCATTCGCCAGGTGTTGGAAAGCAACTCCAAAGGTCAGATGAACTCGGGGTTAACTACTGGAGCAGTTCAGCAACAACTCATTTCAGCCATCAATCTGCCCATTGTGGGTCAGGATGGAAATGCAAAAATTATTATAAACTACAGTCTGGATCCCAGCCAGGGCCAGCTCACATCCCATAACCTGAATAAAGAGCAGAAACCAGTTTCTCCAACTCAGACTGCTCCTGACATGTTCAAGTTCCAGAAACTCCCTGAGGATCCTATTGTCAGAGGCTGCAGGGCCCACGGGGAGAAGACAACAAGAACGTGTCTCCTGTGTGACAACTGTCCCGGAGGGCTGGAAGACCTTCATGCCCTCAAACATCACAAGAAAGGTGGTGTCTTGCTGAATGGAGCGGGCCTGAATAAGTCTGAGTCTGCCGTTTCTGCTTTGCTGTCAGGTGAAGGACTCTGCAACCAGCCCAAGAATGTCTTGTCTTTACTCAAGGCCTACTTTGCCCTAAATGCAGAGCCCTCCAAGGATGAACTGGCCAAGATCTCTGACTCCATGAGTCTACCAATCCTTATGGTAAAGAAGTGGTTTGACAAAATGCAAGAAGGCCAGATATCCTTTGGTGCTCCAACTCCTCCCTCAGAGGAGGAAGATTCCTGTGATGCCCACACTGTAGTGTCACTTGTCCAAAAAGAGAATACAGCCACTATGATGCCCACTGTGAGCCAGGGCAGCCCCACAGAGGCCACGCCAGCAGAGGTCAATGGTGCTCACAGTTCACCTGCCTCCCCCACACCATTAAACCTCATGGCTGGTAGTCCCATCCTAGCTGACGACCCGCAGAGCACCGAGGGACCCCTGGACTTGTCGCTGCCAAAACAAGCTAGAGAAGAAGCTGACACAGCAATACCCGCAGCCTGTGTTTACACTTCTGCTTCCTCTGGTGCTGACAGAGAGGAAGAACCCCTGAACTTAACTTGCACAAGGAAAGACACGTTGCCACTCTCAGCAATAGGGGGTAGCCCTGTTGAACTGTACGCCAGCCAGCCAAGTGCCAAACCCCTTGACATTGTCACCACAATGCAATGCCTGAAAGCGCTATCCACCACTAACAAACAGACTATCCTGATCCCCCAGCTGGCTTACACCTATACCACTACAGCTAACAGCCCAGCTGGGACCCAAATGGACGAGACCATCCATCTCAACGGGATCACG GAGGAGAGCAGCATAGACGAACAGAATGATTCTGATTCTGGTCCAGCcaggaagaagatgaagaagaccgATGGCAGCATGTACGCCTGTGACTTGTGTGACAAGATCTTCCAGAAAAGTAGCTCGCTGCTGAGACACAAATATGAACACACAG aaatggagactcagcagaccaggcaacatttttccagtcttcaactgtccaagtttg GGAAGCGACCTCATGAGTGCAGCATCTGCAACAAGGCCTTCAAACACAAACACCACCTGATTGAACACATGCGGCTCCACTCGGGGGAGAAGCCGTACCAGTGTGACAAGTGTGGGAAACGATTCTCCCACTCCGGCTCCTACTCCCAGCACATGAACCACCGCTACTCCTACTGCAAGAAGGACACGCAGAGCCAAGCAGGAGATCAGGATAGCCCCGAGGAGGATGGAGAGACCCGgcccgacatgcagaatcagcacatgGTCCCTTTACTGCTAGACTCGGACGAAAGAGGGGGCAGCACCAGAGAGGATGAGGAgagtgaagaagaggaggagggcaTGGTGGATATGGACGATATCCAGGTGGTGCAAATAGGAGAGGAGGGAGGAGATAATGAGACAGAGGAGCAAGAGGGGAGGTGTAATAAAGGGATTGTAGTGGTGAGCAGAGAGAAAGAGGAAGAAAAAGCAGaaatggaggaggatgaggaggctaGCACAAAGCAGGAGGTGCTGGAGAGTCTCGATGGAGAGGAAGACATTCatatgaaggaggaggaggaggaggcagaggcaATGGGTACAGAAGGAGGTGTAACAGAGGAAACATATGGGGAGGTCCCAGATAAGATTGAAGATGAAACATCCAGGAGCAAGAATCCTGAAGATGAGAAGGATCCCCAGAAGGATGAGGAGCAGTAG
- the zeb1b gene encoding zinc finger E-box-binding homeobox 1b isoform X2 translates to MADGPRCKRRKQANPRRTSVANYSSVVEPGSDSDDEDKLHIVEEDGSLADAAECDSTLPDDELPSGHSWDLVKADCASEGEDDLSTDALVEEMLQQGDTAIIYPEAPDDDPNRQGTPDASIHDENGTPDSFSQLLTCPYCSRGYKRYSSLKEHIKYHHEKTGESFSCTECSYSFAHCAQLERHMNIHKFGRDQKHTTQSTGNRKFKCSECGKAFKYKHHLKEHLRIHSGEKPYECSNCKKRFSHSGSYSSHISSKKCISVISPNSRQRLSARSQSQAPSPVLPPSPSVHCSQIREKLEHSKTLQEQLPLHQVKVEPADYEYKPAALTPPPLTGGVFSGGAAASLQGTVQAVVLPTVGLVSPISINLVDLQKALKVAVDKNVIRQVLESNSKGQMNSGLTTGAVQQQLISAINLPIVGQDGNAKIIINYSLDPSQGQLTSHNLNKEQKPVSPTQTAPDMFKFQKLPEDPIVRGCRAHGEKTTRTCLLCDNCPGGLEDLHALKHHKKGGVLLNGAGLNKSESAVSALLSGEGLCNQPKNVLSLLKAYFALNAEPSKDELAKISDSMSLPILMVKKWFDKMQEGQISFGAPTPPSEEEDSCDAHTVVSLVQKENTATMMPTVSQGSPTEATPAEVNGAHSSPASPTPLNLMAGSPILADDPQSTEGPLDLSLPKQAREEADTAIPAACVYTSASSGADREEEPLNLTCTRKDTLPLSAIGGSPVELYASQPSAKPLDIVTTMQCLKALSTTNKQTILIPQLAYTYTTTANSPAGTQMDETIHLNGITEESSIDEQNDSDSGPARKKMKKTDGSMYACDLCDKIFQKSSSLLRHKYEHTGKRPHECSICNKAFKHKHHLIEHMRLHSGEKPYQCDKCGKRFSHSGSYSQHMNHRYSYCKKDTQSQAGDQDSPEEDGETRPDMQNQHMVPLLLDSDERGGSTREDEESEEEEEGMVDMDDIQVVQIGEEGGDNETEEQEGRCNKGIVVVSREKEEEKAEMEEDEEASTKQEVLESLDGEEDIHMKEEEEEAEAMGTEGGVTEETYGEVPDKIEDETSRSKNPEDEKDPQKDEEQ, encoded by the exons TCAAGGCGGACTGTGCTTCAGAGGGTGAGGATGACTTGAGCACGGATGCCCTGGTGGAGGAGATGCTCCAGCAAGGGGACACGGCTATCATTTATCCAGAGGCTCCAGATGATGATCCTAATCGGCAAGGGACCCCCGATGCCAGCATCCATGATGAGAACG GAACTCCAGATTCCTTCTCCCAGCTGCTCACGTGCCCTTACTGCTCACGGGGCTACAAGCGCTACAGCTCCCTGAAGGAGCACATCAAGTACCATCACGAGAAGACCGGGGAGAGCTTCAGCTGCACAGAGTGCAGCTACAGCTTTGCACACTGTGCACAACTGGAGCGTCATATGAACATCCACAAGTTTGGGCGCGATCAG AAGCACACCACACAGTCAACAGGCAACAGGAAGTTCAAATGCAGCGagtgtggtaaagcttttaaataCAAGCACCACCTGAAGGAGCACCTCCGCATCCACAGTG GAGAGAAACCCTACGAGTGCTCCAACTGCAAGAAGCGCTTCTCCCACTCCGGCTCATACAGTTCCCACATCAGTAGTAAGAAGTGCATCAGTGTCATCTCACCAaacagcaggcagcgactgagtGCCAGAAGCCAGTCCCAGGCTCCGTCTCCAGTCCTCCCACCATCACCTTCAGTCCATTGCAGCCAGATCAGGGAGAAACTGGAGCACAGCAAAACCTTGCAGgagcagctccctcttcaccaggtCAAGGTAGAACCTGCGGACTATGAGTACAAGCCAGCAGCACTGACGCCTCCTCCTCTGACTGGTGGGGTTTTCAGCGGAGGTGCTGCAGCCTCTCTGCAGGGAACAGTGCAGGCAGTGGTCCTGCCCACAGTGGGGCTGGTGTCACCCATCAGTATCAACCTGGTTGACCTGCAGAAGGCACTCAAAGTTGCAGTAGACAAAAACGTCATTCGCCAGGTGTTGGAAAGCAACTCCAAAGGTCAGATGAACTCGGGGTTAACTACTGGAGCAGTTCAGCAACAACTCATTTCAGCCATCAATCTGCCCATTGTGGGTCAGGATGGAAATGCAAAAATTATTATAAACTACAGTCTGGATCCCAGCCAGGGCCAGCTCACATCCCATAACCTGAATAAAGAGCAGAAACCAGTTTCTCCAACTCAGACTGCTCCTGACATGTTCAAGTTCCAGAAACTCCCTGAGGATCCTATTGTCAGAGGCTGCAGGGCCCACGGGGAGAAGACAACAAGAACGTGTCTCCTGTGTGACAACTGTCCCGGAGGGCTGGAAGACCTTCATGCCCTCAAACATCACAAGAAAGGTGGTGTCTTGCTGAATGGAGCGGGCCTGAATAAGTCTGAGTCTGCCGTTTCTGCTTTGCTGTCAGGTGAAGGACTCTGCAACCAGCCCAAGAATGTCTTGTCTTTACTCAAGGCCTACTTTGCCCTAAATGCAGAGCCCTCCAAGGATGAACTGGCCAAGATCTCTGACTCCATGAGTCTACCAATCCTTATGGTAAAGAAGTGGTTTGACAAAATGCAAGAAGGCCAGATATCCTTTGGTGCTCCAACTCCTCCCTCAGAGGAGGAAGATTCCTGTGATGCCCACACTGTAGTGTCACTTGTCCAAAAAGAGAATACAGCCACTATGATGCCCACTGTGAGCCAGGGCAGCCCCACAGAGGCCACGCCAGCAGAGGTCAATGGTGCTCACAGTTCACCTGCCTCCCCCACACCATTAAACCTCATGGCTGGTAGTCCCATCCTAGCTGACGACCCGCAGAGCACCGAGGGACCCCTGGACTTGTCGCTGCCAAAACAAGCTAGAGAAGAAGCTGACACAGCAATACCCGCAGCCTGTGTTTACACTTCTGCTTCCTCTGGTGCTGACAGAGAGGAAGAACCCCTGAACTTAACTTGCACAAGGAAAGACACGTTGCCACTCTCAGCAATAGGGGGTAGCCCTGTTGAACTGTACGCCAGCCAGCCAAGTGCCAAACCCCTTGACATTGTCACCACAATGCAATGCCTGAAAGCGCTATCCACCACTAACAAACAGACTATCCTGATCCCCCAGCTGGCTTACACCTATACCACTACAGCTAACAGCCCAGCTGGGACCCAAATGGACGAGACCATCCATCTCAACGGGATCACG GAGGAGAGCAGCATAGACGAACAGAATGATTCTGATTCTGGTCCAGCcaggaagaagatgaagaagaccgATGGCAGCATGTACGCCTGTGACTTGTGTGACAAGATCTTCCAGAAAAGTAGCTCGCTGCTGAGACACAAATATGAACACACAG GGAAGCGACCTCATGAGTGCAGCATCTGCAACAAGGCCTTCAAACACAAACACCACCTGATTGAACACATGCGGCTCCACTCGGGGGAGAAGCCGTACCAGTGTGACAAGTGTGGGAAACGATTCTCCCACTCCGGCTCCTACTCCCAGCACATGAACCACCGCTACTCCTACTGCAAGAAGGACACGCAGAGCCAAGCAGGAGATCAGGATAGCCCCGAGGAGGATGGAGAGACCCGgcccgacatgcagaatcagcacatgGTCCCTTTACTGCTAGACTCGGACGAAAGAGGGGGCAGCACCAGAGAGGATGAGGAgagtgaagaagaggaggagggcaTGGTGGATATGGACGATATCCAGGTGGTGCAAATAGGAGAGGAGGGAGGAGATAATGAGACAGAGGAGCAAGAGGGGAGGTGTAATAAAGGGATTGTAGTGGTGAGCAGAGAGAAAGAGGAAGAAAAAGCAGaaatggaggaggatgaggaggctaGCACAAAGCAGGAGGTGCTGGAGAGTCTCGATGGAGAGGAAGACATTCatatgaaggaggaggaggaggaggcagaggcaATGGGTACAGAAGGAGGTGTAACAGAGGAAACATATGGGGAGGTCCCAGATAAGATTGAAGATGAAACATCCAGGAGCAAGAATCCTGAAGATGAGAAGGATCCCCAGAAGGATGAGGAGCAGTAG